The Salvelinus alpinus chromosome 35, SLU_Salpinus.1, whole genome shotgun sequence genome window below encodes:
- the LOC139564623 gene encoding IgGFc-binding protein-like translates to MGTTFLLCVAVTLFIVVSGSCPVGREFITAFMPNYLLSYHDDQSLQLAITTQDYPAIVQIQVNAIGFSTSVKIEKQNTKWIAIPGTAEIGGPGASTKTVQVTSNSDISVVAFNYKFSTGDSSVVFPTDQLGTDYVAFTPVGGPSNMHKLMSIINGKEPNKITIIPVSNMNLSGVDSWKQRKAMIVTMEPYQVYLYQSYTTFTGTRVKAKHPVAVLGGHECIADGGRCNHVYEQLLPVQSLSTNYLVPSMHMTQSTDFVNIVASEDNTLVKIFEGKVSTAKELNEGQVYVVSVQPKYPLIIKSDKKVMVMYFSNNKPYDPFLTNILPTSDLANEWSVDTQNKFESTLVIVSEGEGIKTVKVCEKNNCVKSLQWTSFNSDPKYMWVNIPLGEQQQHFSIKGDSLMAVYVYGGMPRDGYATTGVCSKGTAPPTPPPDPCENVKCREKEECTKGVCVAQSKATCRAVGDPHYLTFDGERFDFQGTCSYVMATVVKSEPGLIPFTVLTKNNHRGNKRVSFVRKVSVTVYGLTVVISTHKGKVEVNGENVYLPVTLARGNLTVVYSGSYAVLKTNFGLKVMYDWNMKFYITVPSSYFRTLGGLCGNYNGDRNDEFTNPKGNKEPTVVKFAQSWRTEDGDLFCHDDCQGECPSCTPSLQQKYKGEKLCGLLAKKDGPFASCHKVLDPGMFMDNCVYDVCINKGIYQFLCENMKSYNDACLAEGVKISPEWRTITGCSLECPSNSYYEACGTACPASCSDLDAEAKCKEPCVETCQCNKGFVLSGDKCVSKESCGCSYEGRYYPSGMKFWEDDKCTKQCECNPGTAKVECKATACKKSEVCGLQSGKRDCYPISYATCQGSGDPHYRTFDGKRFDFQGTCTYVLSKLVSKDDKSLVPFEVLVKNQNRGRNTAVSYTKTVTVIVFKNIIIMSRDNPGKVLVNNQYVNLPFDVEDGQLSIFRSGYFGVVKTKFGLTLKFNWNSHVSLTLPSSYSDLIGGLCGNWNGQRNDDLLKPDKSPANTPTVFGDSWKVGNDPGCSSDCDGKKCPTCDHSLMLDYQTGKYCGRITDKNGPFKHCHAKVDPTEYYENCVFDMCLYRGHASALCNALSTYTTACQDAPAKVEQWRSDSFCPSSCKANSHYEVCASGCPQTCSGLDEPESCENSLCTEGCVCDDGFILSDSECVMLAECGCVHQSQYYQMGQVFFPNGQCKERCVCKKDGHMECNVKFACGPNEKCQVQDGVQACIPMSTGTCHVSGARRFHSFDGSCFSLHGDCVYKMSEVVEKDGSMAPFVVSVQQLTKMDDAIVTRRVEIQAYKYKISMSPRVIWEITVDDVATNLPLSLGDGKVRAYQNGINIVVVTDFGLMVTYDTVAGAIIQLPSTYKGVTGGLCGNYNDKKEDDFLLPSGLQEPSVEKFAAGWLVVQEGVKCQTGCDGGLKCPPTSGPPPACSIIKSTKGPFAQCHAVVPPQEHFEECMKEGEGGDALCRHLQTYVTFCQASGGLVSSWRSDQFCPLTCPANSHYELCADTCSSTCGSLSESPKCPLCQEGCQCDDGFVFDGGKCVLLENCGCVVDGHYYKSGQSVMLGNCSETCSCAAGVFTCKNSQCKEGQQCGLKNVVMDCYSTDPCEDTECREKENCVVMNNKAVCVAQSKATCWLFGDPHYSTFDGQPFSFMGTCSYILVNTTGKDPSLPQFSIQTKNELRVNSKGSFLKSANIDLSGHRITILSGQRGTVEIDGIRSDLPVSLESGSIRITESGIQGTIHTDVGLKITFDWTAFFMVTISSSYYDNLGGICGNYNGNKADDFTTPTGVLSANTTAWVASWSVADGDPFCWHVCNSNCPTCSDADRALYTGPQYCGLMTDGGGPFEQCHKKVPVKEFASNCLYDVCLNEGRQEVLCEALANYVAECQQAGAVVSPLWRKASNCPLACPYHSHYELCGTACPATCAEPNVPEICFKVCVEGCLCDKGYVLSGEHCVVKESGCG, encoded by the exons ATGGGGACAACTTTCCTGCTTTGTGTGGCTGTCACCCTATTCATAG TGGTCAGCGGATCATGCCCAGTGGGGCGGGAGTTCATTACTGCCTTTATGCCTAACTATTTGCTGAGCTACCATGATGATCAGAGTCTTCAACTGGCCATAACCACACAGGATTATCCAGCCATTGTTCAAATTCAGGTCAATGCAATCGGCTTCTCGACCTCAGTGAAAATAGAGAAACAGAACACCAAATGGATCGCCATACCTGGTACCGCTGAAATTGGGGGTCCAGGAGCTTCCACTAAAACAGTGCAGGTCACCTCCAACTCTGACATCTCGGTGGTGGCCTTCAACTACAAGTTCTCGACCGGAGACAGCAGTGTGGTCTTCCCGACTGACCAGCTGGGTACTGACTATGTGGCCTTCACCCCTGTAGGGGGTCCAAGCAACATGCACAAGCTTATGTCCATTATCAACGGCAAAGAGCCCAACAAGATCACGATCATCCCTGTCTCCAACATGAATCTCAGTGGCGTGGATTCCTGGAAGCAAAGAAAGGCGATGATTGTTACCATGGAACCATACCAGGTCTACCTCTACCAAAGCTACACCACTTTCACTGGGACCAGGGTAAAAGCTAAGCACCCTGTGGCAGTCCTGGGGGGACACGAGTGCATTGCAGATGGAGGCCGCTGCAATCACGTCTACGAACAACTGCTACCGGTACAGAGCCTCTCCACCAATTACCTGGTTCCTTCCATGCACATGACCCAATCAACAGACTTTGTCAACATTGTGGCCTCAGAGGACAACACTCTAGTGAAGATCTTTGAGGGAAAGGTATCCACTGCTAAAGAGCTGAATGAGGGGCAGGTGTATGTGGTTTCTGTCCAACCCAAATATCCGCTGATCATCAAAAGTGATAAGAAGGTCATGGTGATGTACTTCAGCAACAACAAGCCCTACGATCCGTTCCTCACCAACATCCTCCCAACGTCTGATCTAGCCAACGAGTGGTCGGTGGACACGCAGAACAAATTCGAGAGCACATTGGTCATTGTCTCCGAGGGGGAAGGGATCAAAACCGTTAAAGTCTGTGAGAAAAATAATTGTGTGAAATCTCTCCAATGGACATCATTCAACTCAGACCCTAAGTACATGTGGGTCAATATTCCATTGGGAGAGCAGCAACAGCATTTCTCTATCAAAGGCGACTCCCTCATGGCTGTTTACGTTTATGGTGGCATGCCAAGAGACGGCTACGCTACAACAGGAGTATGTTCCAAAG GCACTGCACCACCCACTCCACCACCAGACCCCTGTGAGAACGTCAAATGCAGAGAAAAGGAAGAATGTACAAAGGGGGTTTGTGTAGCCCAGTCCAAGGCCACCTGCAGGGCCGTGGGCGACCCCCACTACCTCACCTTTGATGGGGAGCGATTTGACTTCCAGGGCACCTGCTCTTATGTCATGGCCACGGTTGTTAAATCTGAACCTGGCCTCATCCCGTTCACTGTCCTGACCAAGAACAACCACAGAGGGAACAAGAGGGTGTCTTTCGTAAGGAAAGTCTCAGTCACGGTCTATGGGCTGACTGTTGTGATCAGCACGCATAAAGGGAAGGTTGAG GTGAATGGTGAGAATGTCTACCTGCCTGTGACCCTAGCCAGGGGAAACCTAACGGTGGTGTATAGTGGCAGCTATGCTGTTCTAAAGACAAACTTTGGCCTGAAAGTTATGTACGACTGGAACATGAAGTTCTACATCACTGTCCCCAGCAGCTACTTCCGCACCCTGGGTGGGCTCTGTGGGAACTACAACGGGGATCGCAATGACGAGTTCACTAACCCCAAAGGTAACAAGGAACCCACAGTGGTGAAGTTTGCCCAGAGCTGGAGAACTGAAGATGGCGACTTGTTCTGTCATGATGACTGCCAAGGGGAATGTCCTAGCTGCACTCCGTCTCTCCAACAGAAATACAAGGGAGAGAAGTTATGTGGTCTATTGGCCAAAAAAGATGGCCCATTCGCCAGCTGCCACAAGGTCCTGGACCCAGGCATGTTCATGGACAACTGTGTCTATGACGTCTGCATCAATAAAGGCATCTATCAGTTCCTCTGTGAGAACATGAAAAGCTACAATGATGCCTGCTTGGCCGAGGGGGTCAAAATTAGCCCTGAGTGGAGGACAATCACTGGATGCT CACTGGAATGTCCGTCAAACAGCTACTACGAGGCGTGTGGCACAGCTTGCCCTGCCTCTTGTTCAGATCTAGATGCCGAAGCAAAGTGCAAGGAACCCTGTGTGGAGACCTGTCAATGCAACAAGGGCTTTGTCCTCAGTGGAGACAAATGCGTCTCCAAGGAGAGCTGTGGCTGCTCTTATGAAGGACGATACTACCCGTCTGGAATGAAGTTCTGGGAAGATGACAAATGCACAAAGCAGTGTGAATGCAATCCAGGAACAGCCAAGGTTGAATGCAAAGCAACAGCATGCAAGAAGTCAGAGGTGTGTGGCCTGCAGAGTGGTAAGAGAGATTGCTACCCAATATCTTATGCCACTTGCCAAGGTTCAGGCGACCCCCACTACCGCACGTTTGATGGCAAGAGGTTCGACTTCCAGGGAACGTGTACTTACGTTCTCTCCAAATTGGTCAGCAAAGATGACAAGTCTCTGGTGCCCTTTGAGGTGCTTGTAAAGAATCAGAATAGGGGGAGGAACACGGCAGTGTCTTACACAAAGACAGTCACCGTCATTGTCTTCAAAAACATCATCATCATGAGTAGGGACAACCCTGGCAAAGTATTG GTCAACAACCAGTACGTGAACTTGCCATTTGATGTAGAAGATGGCCAACTGTCCATCTTCCGCAGTGGGTATTTCGGGGTGGTGAAGACCAAATTTGGCCTGACACTGAAGTTCAACTGGAACAGCCACGTCTCCCTAACCCTCCCCAGCTCCTACTCAGACCTCATCGGAGGGCTCTGCGGAAACTGGAACGGCCAACGGAACGACGACCTCCTCAAACCAGACAAGAGCCCTGCCAACACCCCAACAGTATTTGGGGACAGCTGGAAAGTGGGGAACGACCCGGGCTGCTCCAGCGACTGCGACGGCAAGAAGTGCCCCACCTGTGACCACAGCCTGATGCTTGATTACCAAACAGGGAAGTATTGCGGCAGGATCACAGACAAAAACGGTCCGTTCAAGCACTGCCACGCCAAGGTGGACCCCACAGAGTACTATGAGAACTGTGTGTTTGATATGTGTCTGTACCGTGGCCATGCCTCTGCCCTCTGTAACGCCCTCAGCACCTACACCACTGCCTGCCAGGATGCCCCTGCCAAGGTGGAACAGTGGAGGTCGGACAGCTTCTGTC CATCTTCCTGCAAGGCCAACAGCCACTATGAGGTGTGTGCCTCAGGCTGCCCCCAGACCTGCAGCGGCCTCGATGAGCCTGAGAGCTGTGAGAACTCCCTGTGTACCGAGGGCTGTGTCTGTGACGACGGCTTCATACTGAGCGACAGTGAGTGTGTGATGCTGGCTGAATGTGGCTGCGTTCACCAAAGCCAGTACTACCAGATGGGCCAGGTGTTCTTCCCCAACGGCCAGTGCAAAGAGCGCTGTGTGTGTAAAAAGGATGGACacatggagtgtaatgtgaagttTGCCTGCGGTCCCAATGAGAAGTGCCAGGTCCAAGACGGGGTGCAGGCTTGTATACCCATGAGCACAGGCACCTGCCATGTGAGCGGGGCCAGGAGATTCCACTCGTTCGATGGCAGCTGCTTCAGCCTACATGGGGACTGTGTGTACAAAATGTCGGAGGTTGTGGAGAAAGACGGATCGATGGCTCCGTTTGTTGTGTCAGTGCAGCAGTTGACCAAGATGGATGATGCAATTGTCACCAGGAGGGTTGAAATACAGGCCTACAAATACAAGATATCTATGTCTCCCAGAGTTATATGGGAAATAACG GTGGATGACGTTGCAACAAATCTCCCACTCTCACTCGGAGATGGAAAGGTCAGGGCCTACCAGAACGGCATTAACATCGTCGTGGTAACAGACTTTGGCTTGATGGTGACCTACGACACCGTTGCTGGCGCCATCATACAGCTTCCATCCACTTACAAAGGTGTTACCGGTGGTCTCTGTGGTAACTATAATGACAAGAAGGAGGATGACTTCCTGCTGCCCAGTGGGCTGCAGGAGCCGTCTGTGGAGAAGTTTGCAGCGGGGTGGTTAGTGGTTCAGGAAGGGGTCAAATGTCAGACAGGATGTGACGGTGGCTTGAAGTGTCCTCCCACCAGTGGACCCCCGCCGGCTTGTAGCATCATAAAGTCAACCAAGGGTCCATTTGCCCAATGCCATGCTGTTGTGCCACCACAAGAGCACTTTGAGGAGTgcatgaaggagggagagggtggggatGCCCTGTGCCGCCACTTACAGACGTATGTGACTTTCTGTCAGGCATCTGGTGGCCTTGTCAGCAGCTGGAGATCTGACCAGTTTTGTC CTCTGACGTGTCCAGCTAACAGTCACTATGAGTTGTGTGCCGACACCTGTTCTTCCACCTGTGGCTCTCTGAGTGAGTCTCCCAAATGCCCACTATGCCAGGAGGGCTGCCAGTGTGACGATGGATTTGTGTTTGATGGTGGCAAGTGTGTCTTACTGGAGAACTGTGGCTGTGTGGTTGATGGACACTATTACAAG TCTGGCCAGTCTGTGATGCTTGGCAACTGTTCTGAGACCTGCAGCTGTGCAGCAGGAGTATTCACCTGCAAGAACTCACAGTGCAAAGAGGGTCAGCAATGTGGGTTGAAGAATGTAGTCATGGACTGCTACAGCACAG ACCCCTGTGAGGACACTGAGTGCCGTGAGAAAGAAAACTGTGTGGTGATGAACAATAAGGCGGTATGTGTGGCCCAGTCCAAGGCCACCTGCTGGTTGTTCGGTGACCCTCACTACAGCACGTTCGACGGCCAGCCCTTCTCCTTCATGGGTACCTGCTCCTACATTCTGGTGAATACTACGGGCAAAGATCCCTCCCTGCCTCAGTTCAGCATCCAGACCAAGAACGAGCTGCGCGTCAACTCCAAAGGCTCCTTCCTCAAATCAGCCAACATAGACCTGAGTGGTCACAGGATCACCATTCTCAGTGGCCAAAGAGGGACAGTGGAG ATTGATGGCATTAGGTCTGACCTCCCTGTGAGTTTGGAGTCTGGCAGCATCAGAATCACAGAGTCTGGTATCCAAGGGACCATCCATACAGATGTCGGCCTGAAGATCACTTTTGACTGGACCGCCTTCTTCATGGTGACCATCAGCAGCAGTTACTACGACAACCTCGGTGGCATCTGTGGCAACTACAATGGTAACAAAGCAGATGACTTCACCACTCCCACAGGTGTGCTTTCAGCAAATACCACGGCGTGGGTGGCATCCTGGAGTGTTGCCGACGGTGACCCATTCTGCTGGCACGTCTGTAACAGCAACTGCCCCACGTGCTCAGATGCAGACCGGGCACTTTACACTGGACCACAGTACTGTGGTTTGATGACAGACGGAGGGGGTCCATTTGAACAGTGTCATAAGAAAGTGCCGGTGAAGGAGTTTGCCTCAAACTGCCTCTATGATGTGTGTCTGAATGAGGGTCGACAGGAGGTGTTGTGTGAGGCCTTGGCTAACTACGTGGCCGAATGTCAGCAGGCTGGGGCTGTAGTCTCACCGCTGTGGCGAAAGGCCTCCAACTGCC CCCTGGCTTGCCCATACCACAGCCACTATGAGCTATGTGGCACTGCCTGCCCTGCTACCTGTGCCGAACCCAATGTCCCAGAGATCTGTTTCAAAGTCTGTGTGGAGGGCTGCCTGTGCGACAAGGGTTACGTGCTTAGTGGTGAACACTGTGTCGTCAAGGAGTCAGGGTGTGGCTGA